In a genomic window of Vespula vulgaris chromosome 21, iyVesVulg1.1, whole genome shotgun sequence:
- the LOC127071330 gene encoding protein sarah isoform X1: MSTYEVTMEEKDSTDVLGDEESEETENIIINEVDGLPNLHPNYEQLELDFEGEKGHELNSRSIDELVHDEDLPTSVIVTNVDPGVFKVDELKSGIENLFKQFGEDATFQYFKSFRRMRVNYNSPSAAASARIQLHQTHFGETDINCYFAQPVTPIDMEDQHLQPPALTKQFLISPPSSPPVGWEPREENEPLVNHDLLAAIANLSAGGSHELHPGGSGQPGIVVHVCETENPMKSGPRIQHTRCPEH, translated from the exons ATGTCAACATAT GAAGTAACTATGGAGGAGAAAGATAGTACTGATGTATTGGGAGATGAAGAATCTGAAGAgacagaaaatataataataaatgaagttGATGGATTACCTAATTTGCATCCAAATTATGAACAATTGGAACTTGATTTTGAAGGAGAAAAGGGCCATGAATTGAATTCAAGGTCAATAGATGAATTGGTTCATGATGAAGATTTACCAACATCTGTTATTGTCACAAATGTAGATCCTGGAGTGTTCAAAGTAGAtgaattaaaa TCCGGAATAGAGAATCTTTTTAAGCAATTTGGAGAAGATGCTACATTCCAATACTTCAAATCATTTAGAAGAATGAGAGTTAACTATAATTCTCCAAGTGCAGCAGCCAGTGCTAGAATACAATTACATCAAACTCATTTTGGTGAAACtgatattaattgttattttgcACAACCAGTAACACCAATAG ATATGGAAGATCAACATCTTCAACCACCAGCTCTTACAAAGCAGTTCCTAATTTCTCCTCCATCGTCTCCACCTGTAGGGTGGGAGCCACGAGAGGAAAATGAACCTTTAGTTAACCATGATTTATTAGCAGCTATAGCAAACTTATCTGCag GTGGTAGTCATGAGTTACACCCAGGAGGTTCTGGACAACCAGGCATTGTTGTTCACGTATGTGAAACAGAGAATCCTATGAAAAGTGGCCCACGTATTCAACATACACGTTGTCCAGaacattaa
- the LOC127071330 gene encoding protein sarah isoform X2, whose protein sequence is MEEKDSTDVLGDEESEETENIIINEVDGLPNLHPNYEQLELDFEGEKGHELNSRSIDELVHDEDLPTSVIVTNVDPGVFKVDELKSGIENLFKQFGEDATFQYFKSFRRMRVNYNSPSAAASARIQLHQTHFGETDINCYFAQPVTPIDMEDQHLQPPALTKQFLISPPSSPPVGWEPREENEPLVNHDLLAAIANLSAGGSHELHPGGSGQPGIVVHVCETENPMKSGPRIQHTRCPEH, encoded by the exons ATGGAGGAGAAAGATAGTACTGATGTATTGGGAGATGAAGAATCTGAAGAgacagaaaatataataataaatgaagttGATGGATTACCTAATTTGCATCCAAATTATGAACAATTGGAACTTGATTTTGAAGGAGAAAAGGGCCATGAATTGAATTCAAGGTCAATAGATGAATTGGTTCATGATGAAGATTTACCAACATCTGTTATTGTCACAAATGTAGATCCTGGAGTGTTCAAAGTAGAtgaattaaaa TCCGGAATAGAGAATCTTTTTAAGCAATTTGGAGAAGATGCTACATTCCAATACTTCAAATCATTTAGAAGAATGAGAGTTAACTATAATTCTCCAAGTGCAGCAGCCAGTGCTAGAATACAATTACATCAAACTCATTTTGGTGAAACtgatattaattgttattttgcACAACCAGTAACACCAATAG ATATGGAAGATCAACATCTTCAACCACCAGCTCTTACAAAGCAGTTCCTAATTTCTCCTCCATCGTCTCCACCTGTAGGGTGGGAGCCACGAGAGGAAAATGAACCTTTAGTTAACCATGATTTATTAGCAGCTATAGCAAACTTATCTGCag GTGGTAGTCATGAGTTACACCCAGGAGGTTCTGGACAACCAGGCATTGTTGTTCACGTATGTGAAACAGAGAATCCTATGAAAAGTGGCCCACGTATTCAACATACACGTTGTCCAGaacattaa
- the LOC127071328 gene encoding cullin-5 — protein sequence MAAMLKDKTQFTFEDKWPCMRPIILKLLKQEPVTQAEWQDLFYSVHLVCMWDEKGPTKLRDALKEDIMDFIKQAQQRVLAHQEEQALLKAYIAEWRKFFTQCNYLPTPFRQLETYLAGKTSSSVPKRNQPDDIVRKLMLDSWNQSIFGEIKQRLQDSAMRLVRAERNGEAFDSQLVIGVRESYVNLCSNTTDKLQIYRENFEAAYIEATEAFYWVKAPEQLSLHGVENYMRYAESKLREEELRAQKYLEPNSASVQLLTDCCVRVLVATFKPAILAECPRMIQHHQTDNLRLMLKLMDRIPEGVGPMLRNLEEHIASAGLADMMAAVDVITQDSEKYVERLLDLFRRFSTLVKEAFDDDPRFLTARDKAYKLVVNDATVFRLELPARQGSGIGTTIVNNKPNNNNNGQPESKCPELLANYCDMLLRKTPLSKKLTSDEIESKLRDVLLVLKYVQNKDVFMRYHKAHLTRRLILDTSADSEKEENMVEWLREVGMPADYVNKLARMFQDIKVSQDLNQQFKEQCRAAIADSINIKILNAGAWARGSERVTVSLPLQLEDYIPEVEEFYKKKHSGRKLQWYHHMSNGTITFSNQVGRFDVDVTTFQMAVLFAWNQRPFEKISYENLRLATELPDPELRRTLWSLCAFPKLKRQLLLVEPHAYSPKDFGNDTRFWVNQEFAIVKNGKLQKRGKINLIGRLQLSTERSKEEDNQSIVQLRILRVQEAIIKILKMRKKISNAQLQTELVDILKNMFLPSKKMIKEQIEWLIEHKYIRRHDDDINTFVYMA from the exons ATGGCGGCGATGTTAAAG GATAAGACTCAATTTACATTTGAAGATAAATGGCCATGCATGCGCCCTATAATATTGAAACTTCTTAAACAAGAACCAGTAACACAAGCAGAATGGCAAGATTTATTTTACTCTGTTCATTTGGTATGTATGTGGGATGAAAAGGGACCTACGAAGTTACGTGATGCTCTTAAAGAAGACATAAtggattttataaaacaagCTCAACAA AGAGTATTAGCACATCAAGAGGAACAAGCATTATTAAAAGCATATATAGCTGAATGGAGAAAGTTTTTTACACAGTGCAATTATTTGCCTACGCCATTTCGACAATTAGAAACATATCTAGCTGGAAAAACTAGTTCTAGCGTACCGAAAAGAAATCAGCCAGATGATATCGTCAGGAAa CTGATGTTAGATAGTTGGAATCAAAGTATATTTGGTGAAATTAAACAAAGACTTCAAGATTCAGCTATGAGATTAGTGCGTGCTGAGAGAAATGGGGAAGCATTTGATTCCCAACTGGTTATTGGTGTTAGAGAATCTTatg TAAATCTGTGTTCAAATACGACCGATAAACTACAGATCtatagagaaaattttgaaGCTGCCTATATAGAAGCAACAGAAGCATTTTATTGGGTCAAAGCACCGGAACAATTGTCATTACATGGAGTAGAAAATTACATGCGCTATGCAGAATCTAAATTAAGGGAAGAAGAACTACGTgcacaaaaatatttagaacCAAATAGTGCAAGCGTACAACTTTTAACTGATTGTTGCGTAAGAGTTTTAGTAGCAACTTTTAAACCAGCTATACTAGCGGAATGTCCGCGAATGATTCAACATCATCAAACGGACA ATCTTCGATTAATGTTAAAACTAATGGATAGAATACCAGAAGGTGTTGGTCCAATGTTAAGAAATCTTGAAGAGCACATAGCAAGTGCAGGACTAGCGGATATGATGGCAGCTGTAGATGTTATTACTCAAGACTCGGAAAAATATGTAGAAAGATTATTAGATCTATTTAGACGATTTTCCACTTTAGTGAAAGAAGCATTTGATGATGATCCACGTTTCCTTACCGCACGAGACAAAGCTTACAAACTTGTCGTTAACGATGCTACAGTTTTTAGACTCGAATTACCTGCTCGCCAAGGTTCTGGCATTGGTACAACAATTGTAAACAATAaacctaataataataacaatggaCAACCAGAATCAAAATGTCCAGAACTGTTAGCTAATTACTGTGATATGCTTCTTAGAAAAACTCCATTAAGTAAGAAATTAACTTCTGATGAGATAGAAAGCAAATTAAGAGATGTG ttACTTGTTTTAAAGTACGTACAAAATAAAGATGTTTTCATGCGTTATCACAAAGCACATTTAACAAGAAGGCTCATACTAGATACATCAGCAGATtctgaaaaggaagaaaatatggtAGAATGGCTTAGAGAGGTCGGCATGCCTGCTgattatgttaataaattagCCAGAATGTTTCAAGATATTAAAGTGTCTCAAGATCTTAATCAACAGTTTAAAGAACAATGTCGTGCTGCCATTGCAGATAGCATAAATATAAAG ATATTAAACGCAGGTGCCTGGGCTAGAGGTAGTGAAAGAGTAACTGTAAGTTTACCTTTACAACTTGAAGATTATATACCAGAAGttgaagaattttataaaaaaaagcacaGTGGACGAAAGTTACAGTGGTATCATCATATGTCGAATGGCACG ATAACATTTTCCAACCAAGTGGGTCGCTTCGATGTGGACGTCACTACATTTCAAATGGCTGTTTTATTTGCATGGAATCAACGgccttttgaaaaaatttcttatgaGAATCTTCGTCTAGCTACTGAACTTCCCGATCCAGAATTACGACGAACACTGTGGTCGTTATGCGCTTTTCCAAAATTAAAACGTCAACTTCTTTTAGTAGAACCACACGCATATAGTccaaaagattttggaaatgATACAAGATTTTGGGTGAATCAAGAATTTGCCATAGT aaaaaatggaaaattacaaaaaagaggaaagataaatttaataggTCGATTACAATTATCAACAGAAAggagtaaagaagaagataatcaATCAATTGTACAACTGAGAATATTGCGAGTTCag GAGGCTATCATCAAGATtttgaaaatgagaaagaagattaGTAATGCTCAATTACAAACTGAATtagtagatatattaaaaaatatgtttttaccAAGTAAAAAGATGATAAAGGAACAAATTGAATGGCTTATTGAGCACAAATATATTCGTAGACACGATGACGACATTAATACATTTGTCTATATGGCGTAA
- the LOC127071324 gene encoding A disintegrin and metalloproteinase with thrombospondin motifs 18 isoform X1: MHIPNHSVKREKMLRESDGGLGETDFFVKSFKGSSTMKRLFLLQIFIVVVNTTSETLRRQPSSGLRGLYTLEDQLHDHEIVIPRKVSHKGELISHNVSHHHDEDGTEVHYRLSIAGKEYHIELTAAKDFIGPSMIVERHKRDFHIRSPPKSRSSKCHYRGFIRDHPNSRVALSACDGLAGVLHSADGEFWLEPVAVLSKKGDLRKGEEEKVEEKEKEEKEKEEKEKEEEEEERKKLDRHERRRRRIEKDQDEEERRITTTEKDRSSWIRDVPSSGDGKGARPHLVFRRATEKRRREIGAGLPARAARRRRKKKKKQERNCGTREPRRLTETRLEWQTQAGLVQVQGRGRKKHHPTKWWQRSKRSISRPRHVEALVVADTTMMAFHQDGDVETYLLTIMNMVSSLYLDPTIGNFINIVVVRIVLVEDEEAEQGLDITVNADKTLYNFCKWQQKLNPGDDSHPNHHDVAILVTREDICSRANTPCSTLGVAHVAGMCQPDRSCSVNEDNGITLAHTITHELGHNFGMYHDTEKIGCSKRDGDTLHVMTPTFEVDTVGVAWSRCSRRDITNFLDQGKGECLEDEPADNDYAYPDLPPGAMYNAEHQCRLQFGVRDASVCSPLQEICSKLWCIVDGSCTTMLHPAAPGTHCGKHMWCQNQKCVPIVDRPHPIDGSWGEWGSWSECSRSCGAGVSIIERKCDHPEPVHGGKFCIGERRRYKICNTEPCSEGTPSFRAIQCSNYDGKEYKGKNYTWLPYFDQTEPCELYCTDIDESVIVPWGEAALDGTPCNVGSRDMCIAGICRKVGCDWTVDSDATEDRCGICHGDGTQCETTSGIYDKNDGPGYKEVIVVPTGSRNIKIEEVGNSKNYIGIGVPRSDKYFLNGKRQITLAGEYEVAGTPALYERDRDREKIRIPGPIKEDIAVYLIYRGHYRNFGLRYEYTVPKKEPDRAPEYVWIFSDWSLCTVTCGGGTQTSRALCQEKKSGVVEEHFCNVTIKPETKLRECNSNPCPARWWVGPWQMCPVTCGEGALRKRSVMCVSSGTGTDRSDLALPDKDCDKDARPEEVGPCQNLPPCGLSSEIPLIVYTENKDASFYNVSSNDHDGITLVDGLTTAEPEILEFDNVFDENPNNSMYNTKSKWIVSRWSHCSYGKRSRKVTCSSPGDCNLDDKPISVEDCHEGKWIVGTWGACNATCLVKYGIRSREVECRDRTTNLLSDDCNYERKPIGNRRCYYRKHCTNEKNDCKDSIIPSSMCATYRRICDVSSIVREKCCATCLKRRKQHIRHNRRHVFET, encoded by the exons GATTGTATACACTAGAAGATCAACTTCACGATCATGAGATCGTGATACCACGTAAGGTTAGCCATAAAGGCGAGTTAATCTCGCATAACGTGAGTCATCATCACGACGAGGATGGAACTGAGGTACATTATCGGTTGTCAATTGCTGGTAAAGAGTATCATATCGAATTGACAGCTGCCAAAGACTTCATTGGGCCAAGTATGATAGTCGAGAGGCATAAACGTGATTTCCACATACGTTCGCCTCCAAAAAGTCGTTCGAGCAAGTGCCATTATCGTGGATTCATTCGTGATCATCCAAACTCTCGAGTTGCTTTATCAGCCTGCGACGGTCTg GCGGGTGTGCTACACAGCGCGGATGGCGAGTTCTGGCTGGAACCAGTCGCCGTATTATCGAAGAAAGGGGACTTAAGGaagggggaggaagagaaggtggaggagaaggaaaaagaggagaaggaaaaagaggagaaggagaaggaagaggaagaggaggaaaggaagaagttaGACAGACAcgagagaagacgaagaaggatagaaaaagatcaggacgaggaagaaagaaggataacaACTACCGAGAAGGATAGAAGCTCTTGGATCCGCGACGTACCTTCTTCCGGCGATGGCAAAGGTGCTCGTCCTCACCTCGTTTTCCGGCGGGCAACCGAGAAACGAAGGCGTGAGATTGGCGCCGGCCTGCCAGCTCGAGCAGCCAGACGCCGgcgcaaaaagaagaagaaacaggaGAGAAACTGCGGCACCCGTG AACCACGACGATTGACGGAGACTCGTCTCGAGTGGCAAACGCAGGCCGGTCTGGTTCAAGTTCAAGGTCGAGGTCGAAAGAAACATCATCCAACAAAGTGGTGGCAACGTTCCAAGAGATCGATCAGTAGGCCACGTCACGTCGAGGCACTCGTAGTCGCAGATACGACGATGATGGCTTTTCATCAGGACGGCGACGTTGAAACTTATCTTCTGACGATAATGAACATGGTATCCTCGCTCTATCTCGATCCTACCATTGGTAACTTCATTAACATAGTCGTCGTCAGGATCGTTCTCGTTGAGGATGAAGAGGCCGAG CAAGGACTGGACATCACAGTGAACGCGGACAAGACTCTCTACAATTTTTGCAAATGGCAGCAGAAACTAAATCCAGGAGATGATTCGCATCCAAATCACCATGACGTAGCGATTCTCGTGACCAGAGAGGACATATGCTCGAGAGCCAATACACCTTGCAGCACCCTAGGAGTGGCCCACGTGGCTGGCATGTGCCAACCTGATCGTAGTTGTAGCGTCAACGAGGACAACGGTATCACCCTCGCACATACGATCACTCACGAACTTGGACATAA tttcggAATGTATCACGACACGGAAAAAATCGGTTGCAGTAAACGCGATGGCGATACTTTGCACGTCATGACGCCCACTTTCGAAGTGGACACAGTCGGTGTCGCTTGGTCGAGATGCTCCAGAAgagatattacaaattttttaga TCAAGGAAAGGGTGAATGCTTAGAAGATGAACCTGCGGATAACGATTATGCTTACCCggatctaccaccaggagctATGTATAACGCTGAACATCAATGTAGACTTCAATTTGGCGTCAGAGATGCATCGGTCTGCTCTCCTCTGCAGGAG ATTTGTTCTAAATTATGGTGCATCGTCGATGGTTCCTGTACGACCATGTTACACCCAGCTGCACCTGGAACCCATTGTGGGAAACATATG TGGTGCCAAAATCAGAAATGTGTGCCGATCGTCGATCGGCCTCATCCAATCGACGGCAGTTGGGGTGAATGGGGCTCCTGGAGTGAATGTTCGAGGAGTTGCGGTGCTGGGGTGTCgatcattgaaagaaaatgCGATCACCCGGAGCCAGTGCATGGTGGAAAATTTTGCATCGGTGAAAGACGCCGATATAAAATTTGCAACACGGAGCCTTGTTCGGAAGGAACGCCAAGCTTTCGTGCAATCCAGTGCAGTAATTACGATGGAAAGGAATACAAAGGCAAAAATTACACTTGGTTACCTTACTTTGATCAGA CCGAACCGTGTGAACTTTACTGCACCGACATAGACGAAAGCGTGATCGTTCCTTGGGGTGAAGCTGCCCTTGATGGTACGCCCTGTAACGTCGGTAGTCGAGATATGTGCATCGCGGGAATATGTAGA AAGGTTGGCTGCGACTGGACCGTTGATTCTGATGCCACAGAAGACCGATGCGGTATCTGTCATGGCGATGGCACACAATGTGAAACTACTAGTGGAATCTATGATAAAAACGATGGTCCTGGATACAAGGAGGTCATCGTGGTACCTACCGGATCacgtaatattaaaatagaagaagttGGCAACAGTAAAAACTACATTGGCATTGGAGTACCAAGGTCTGACAAGTACTTCCTTAATGGAAAACG GCAGATCACTCTGGCAGGAGAATACGAAGTCGCCGGAACTCCGGCCCTCTATGAACGTGatcgagatagagaaaagatcaGAATACCTGGCCCTATCAAAGAAGATATTGCGGTCTAC TTAATTTACAGAGGACACTATCGCAATTTTGGTTTGCGTTACGAGTACACAGTACCAAAAAAGGAACCTGATCGTGCGCCAGAATACGTCTGGATATTTTCGGATTGGTCGTTATGCACGGTAACCTGCGGTGGGGGTACGCAAACATCTCGAGCTCTTTgccaggaaaaaaaaagtggtgTGGTAGAAGAGCACTTTTGCAACGTCACGATTAAGCCAGAGACTAAATTACGCGAATGTAATTCAAACCCTTGTCCTGCCAG ATGGTGGGTAGGTCCTTGGCAAATGTGTCCTGTGACTTGCGGGGAAGGTGCTTTACGTAAAAGATCGGTCATGTGCGTTTCATCGGGTACAGGAACGGATCGATCAGATCTGGCTTTACCGGATAAAGATTGCGACAAGGACGCGAGACCCGAGGAAGTAGGACCTTGTCAAAATTTACCACCATGTGGATTATCCTCGGAAATACCTTTGATAGTCTACACGGAAAACAAAGATGCATCCTTTTACAATGTCAGTTCAAACGATCACGATGGTATCACGTTGGTCGATGGTCTGACCACTGCGGAACCAGAGATCCTTGAATTCGACAATGTCTTTGATGAGAATCCAAACAATTCCATGTACAATACAAAGTCTAAGTGGATTGTTTCAAGATGGAGCCATTGTTCTTACggaaagagaagtagaaaggTCACTTGTTCGAGTCCAGGAGATTGTAATTTGGATGACAAGCCGATCAGCGTGGAGGATTGTCACGAGGGAAAGTGGATCGTCG GGACTTGGGGAGCCTGCAATGCAACTTGTCTCGTAAAATATGGTATAAGAAGCAGGGAAGTCGAGTGTCGTGATCGAACAACGAACTTATTGTCGGACGATTgtaattacgaaagaaaaccAATTGGTAATAGACGAtgttattatagaaaacattgtACCAACGAGAAGAAtg ATTGCAAGGACAGTATAATACCTTCGTCGATGTGTGCTACTTACAGACGGATATGCGACGTTTCCTCGATCGTACGAGAAAAATGTTGTGCAACTTGTTTGAAAAGACGTAAACAACATATTCGTCACAATAGACGACACGTTTTTGAAACATAA
- the LOC127071324 gene encoding A disintegrin and metalloproteinase with thrombospondin motifs 18 isoform X2, which produces MHIPNHSVKREKMLRESDGGLGETDFFVKSFKGSSTMKRLFLLQIFIVVVNTTSETLRRQPSSGLRGLYTLEDQLHDHEIVIPRKVSHKGELISHNVSHHHDEDGTEVHYRLSIAGKEYHIELTAAKDFIGPSMIVERHKRDFHIRSPPKSRSSKCHYRGFIRDHPNSRVALSACDGLAGVLHSADGEFWLEPVAVLSKKGDLRKGEEEKVEEKEKEEKEKEEKEKEEEEEERKKLDRHERRRRRIEKDQDEEERRITTTEKDRSSWIRDVPSSGDGKGARPHLVFRRATEKRRREIGAGLPARAARRRRKKKKKQERNCGTREPRRLTETRLEWQTQAGLVQVQGRGRKKHHPTKWWQRSKRSISRPRHVEALVVADTTMMAFHQDGDVETYLLTIMNMVSSLYLDPTIGNFINIVVVRIVLVEDEEAEQGLDITVNADKTLYNFCKWQQKLNPGDDSHPNHHDVAILVTREDICSRANTPCSTLGVAHVAGMCQPDRSCSVNEDNGITLAHTITHELGHNFGMYHDTEKIGCSKRDGDTLHVMTPTFEVDTVGVAWSRCSRRDITNFLDQGKGECLEDEPADNDYAYPDLPPGAMYNAEHQCRLQFGVRDASVCSPLQEICSKLWCIVDGSCTTMLHPAAPGTHCGKHMWCQNQKCVPIVDRPHPIDGSWGEWGSWSECSRSCGAGVSIIERKCDHPEPVHGGKFCIGERRRYKICNTEPCSEGTPSFRAIQCSNYDGKEYKGKNYTWLPYFDQTEPCELYCTDIDESVIVPWGEAALDGTPCNVGSRDMCIAGICRKVGCDWTVDSDATEDRCGICHGDGTQCETTSGIYDKNDGPGYKEVIVVPTGSRNIKIEEVGNSKNYIGIGVPRSDKYFLNGKRQITLAGEYEVAGTPALYERDRDREKIRIPGPIKEDIAVYLIYRGHYRNFGLRYEYTVPKKEPDRAPEYVWIFSDWSLCTVTCGGGTQTSRALCQEKKSGVVEEHFCNVTIKPETKLRECNSNPCPARWWVGPWQMCPVTCGEGALRKRSVMCVSSGTGTDRSDLALPDKDCDKDARPEEVGPCQNLPPCGLSSEIPLIVYTENKDASFYNVSSNDHDGITLVDGLTTAEPEILEFDNVFDENPNNSMYNTKSKWIVSRWSHCSYGKRSRKVTCSSPGDCNLDDKPISVEDCHEGKWIVGKVLIGLGEPAMQLVS; this is translated from the exons GATTGTATACACTAGAAGATCAACTTCACGATCATGAGATCGTGATACCACGTAAGGTTAGCCATAAAGGCGAGTTAATCTCGCATAACGTGAGTCATCATCACGACGAGGATGGAACTGAGGTACATTATCGGTTGTCAATTGCTGGTAAAGAGTATCATATCGAATTGACAGCTGCCAAAGACTTCATTGGGCCAAGTATGATAGTCGAGAGGCATAAACGTGATTTCCACATACGTTCGCCTCCAAAAAGTCGTTCGAGCAAGTGCCATTATCGTGGATTCATTCGTGATCATCCAAACTCTCGAGTTGCTTTATCAGCCTGCGACGGTCTg GCGGGTGTGCTACACAGCGCGGATGGCGAGTTCTGGCTGGAACCAGTCGCCGTATTATCGAAGAAAGGGGACTTAAGGaagggggaggaagagaaggtggaggagaaggaaaaagaggagaaggaaaaagaggagaaggagaaggaagaggaagaggaggaaaggaagaagttaGACAGACAcgagagaagacgaagaaggatagaaaaagatcaggacgaggaagaaagaaggataacaACTACCGAGAAGGATAGAAGCTCTTGGATCCGCGACGTACCTTCTTCCGGCGATGGCAAAGGTGCTCGTCCTCACCTCGTTTTCCGGCGGGCAACCGAGAAACGAAGGCGTGAGATTGGCGCCGGCCTGCCAGCTCGAGCAGCCAGACGCCGgcgcaaaaagaagaagaaacaggaGAGAAACTGCGGCACCCGTG AACCACGACGATTGACGGAGACTCGTCTCGAGTGGCAAACGCAGGCCGGTCTGGTTCAAGTTCAAGGTCGAGGTCGAAAGAAACATCATCCAACAAAGTGGTGGCAACGTTCCAAGAGATCGATCAGTAGGCCACGTCACGTCGAGGCACTCGTAGTCGCAGATACGACGATGATGGCTTTTCATCAGGACGGCGACGTTGAAACTTATCTTCTGACGATAATGAACATGGTATCCTCGCTCTATCTCGATCCTACCATTGGTAACTTCATTAACATAGTCGTCGTCAGGATCGTTCTCGTTGAGGATGAAGAGGCCGAG CAAGGACTGGACATCACAGTGAACGCGGACAAGACTCTCTACAATTTTTGCAAATGGCAGCAGAAACTAAATCCAGGAGATGATTCGCATCCAAATCACCATGACGTAGCGATTCTCGTGACCAGAGAGGACATATGCTCGAGAGCCAATACACCTTGCAGCACCCTAGGAGTGGCCCACGTGGCTGGCATGTGCCAACCTGATCGTAGTTGTAGCGTCAACGAGGACAACGGTATCACCCTCGCACATACGATCACTCACGAACTTGGACATAA tttcggAATGTATCACGACACGGAAAAAATCGGTTGCAGTAAACGCGATGGCGATACTTTGCACGTCATGACGCCCACTTTCGAAGTGGACACAGTCGGTGTCGCTTGGTCGAGATGCTCCAGAAgagatattacaaattttttaga TCAAGGAAAGGGTGAATGCTTAGAAGATGAACCTGCGGATAACGATTATGCTTACCCggatctaccaccaggagctATGTATAACGCTGAACATCAATGTAGACTTCAATTTGGCGTCAGAGATGCATCGGTCTGCTCTCCTCTGCAGGAG ATTTGTTCTAAATTATGGTGCATCGTCGATGGTTCCTGTACGACCATGTTACACCCAGCTGCACCTGGAACCCATTGTGGGAAACATATG TGGTGCCAAAATCAGAAATGTGTGCCGATCGTCGATCGGCCTCATCCAATCGACGGCAGTTGGGGTGAATGGGGCTCCTGGAGTGAATGTTCGAGGAGTTGCGGTGCTGGGGTGTCgatcattgaaagaaaatgCGATCACCCGGAGCCAGTGCATGGTGGAAAATTTTGCATCGGTGAAAGACGCCGATATAAAATTTGCAACACGGAGCCTTGTTCGGAAGGAACGCCAAGCTTTCGTGCAATCCAGTGCAGTAATTACGATGGAAAGGAATACAAAGGCAAAAATTACACTTGGTTACCTTACTTTGATCAGA CCGAACCGTGTGAACTTTACTGCACCGACATAGACGAAAGCGTGATCGTTCCTTGGGGTGAAGCTGCCCTTGATGGTACGCCCTGTAACGTCGGTAGTCGAGATATGTGCATCGCGGGAATATGTAGA AAGGTTGGCTGCGACTGGACCGTTGATTCTGATGCCACAGAAGACCGATGCGGTATCTGTCATGGCGATGGCACACAATGTGAAACTACTAGTGGAATCTATGATAAAAACGATGGTCCTGGATACAAGGAGGTCATCGTGGTACCTACCGGATCacgtaatattaaaatagaagaagttGGCAACAGTAAAAACTACATTGGCATTGGAGTACCAAGGTCTGACAAGTACTTCCTTAATGGAAAACG GCAGATCACTCTGGCAGGAGAATACGAAGTCGCCGGAACTCCGGCCCTCTATGAACGTGatcgagatagagaaaagatcaGAATACCTGGCCCTATCAAAGAAGATATTGCGGTCTAC TTAATTTACAGAGGACACTATCGCAATTTTGGTTTGCGTTACGAGTACACAGTACCAAAAAAGGAACCTGATCGTGCGCCAGAATACGTCTGGATATTTTCGGATTGGTCGTTATGCACGGTAACCTGCGGTGGGGGTACGCAAACATCTCGAGCTCTTTgccaggaaaaaaaaagtggtgTGGTAGAAGAGCACTTTTGCAACGTCACGATTAAGCCAGAGACTAAATTACGCGAATGTAATTCAAACCCTTGTCCTGCCAG ATGGTGGGTAGGTCCTTGGCAAATGTGTCCTGTGACTTGCGGGGAAGGTGCTTTACGTAAAAGATCGGTCATGTGCGTTTCATCGGGTACAGGAACGGATCGATCAGATCTGGCTTTACCGGATAAAGATTGCGACAAGGACGCGAGACCCGAGGAAGTAGGACCTTGTCAAAATTTACCACCATGTGGATTATCCTCGGAAATACCTTTGATAGTCTACACGGAAAACAAAGATGCATCCTTTTACAATGTCAGTTCAAACGATCACGATGGTATCACGTTGGTCGATGGTCTGACCACTGCGGAACCAGAGATCCTTGAATTCGACAATGTCTTTGATGAGAATCCAAACAATTCCATGTACAATACAAAGTCTAAGTGGATTGTTTCAAGATGGAGCCATTGTTCTTACggaaagagaagtagaaaggTCACTTGTTCGAGTCCAGGAGATTGTAATTTGGATGACAAGCCGATCAGCGTGGAGGATTGTCACGAGGGAAAGTGGATCGTCGGTAAGGTGCTAATC GGACTTGGGGAGCCTGCAATGCAACTTGTCTCGTAA